One window of the Perca fluviatilis chromosome 5, GENO_Pfluv_1.0, whole genome shotgun sequence genome contains the following:
- the LOC120558819 gene encoding chymotrypsin-like elastase family member 2A — MKFVILALFVAGAYGCGLPTYPPVITRVVGGDDVRENSWPWQVSLQYQSGSSFYHTCGGTLISNQWVLTAAHCISSRTYRVYLGKHNLKTNNEAGSIAISPTKIVVHENWDSYRIRNDIALIKLSTPVTFSDSIMAACLPNSGDILPNNAPCYVTGWGRLWTGGPLADILQQALLPVVDHSTCTRSDWWGSLVTSNMVCAGGDGQLASCNGDSGGPLNCQNPDGSWDVHGVVSFGSSMGCNYPKKPSVFTRVSAYISWINNVMTTN, encoded by the exons ATGAAGTTCGTGATCTTGGCTTTGTTTGTCGCTGGTG CCTACGGGTGCGGCCTGCCCACTTACCCTCCCGTCATCACCAGGGTGGTTGGTGGAGATGATGTCCGTGAGAACAGCTGGCCCTGGCAG GTGTCTCTGCAGTACCAGAGTGGCAGCAGCTTCTACCATACTTGTGGTGGCACCCTGATCTCCAACCAGTGGGTCCTCACTGCTGCTCACTGCATCAG CAGTCGCACCTACAGAGTCTACCTGGGAAAACACAATCTCAAGACCAACAATGAGGCTGGTTCCATCGCCATCAGCCCCACCAAGATTGTCGTCCACGAGAACTGGGACTCTTACAGAATCCG TAACGACATTGCCCTGATCAAGCTGTCAACTCCTGTCACTTTCTCTGACTCCATCATGGCCGCCTGCCTTCCCAACTCTGGCGACATCCTTCCTAACAATGCTCCCTGCTACGTCACCGGCTGGGGCCGTCTCTGGA CCGGAGGTCCTCTTGCCGACATCCTGCAGCAGGCCCTCCTCCCTGTGGTCGACCACTCCACTTGCACCCGGTCTGACTGGTGGGGCAGCCTGGTCACCAGCAACATGGTCTGTGCTGGAGGAGACGGACAGCTGGCTAGCTGCAAC GGAGACTCTGGCGGTCCCCTGAACTGTCAGAACCCTGATGGCTCCTGGGACGTCCACGGTGTGGTGAGCTTCGGCTCCAGCATGGGATGCAACTACCCCAAGAAGCCCTCCGTCTTCACCAGGGTCAGCGCCTACATCTCCTGGATCAACAAC GTGATGACCACAAACTAA
- the LOC120558818 gene encoding chymotrypsin-C-like: MDTMKFVVFALFVAGAYGCGVPTFPPVVTRVVGGEDVRPHSWPWQISLQYNRQGEWRHTCGGTLISDQWVLTAAHCISSGREYRVAMGKHNLIQTEEGVVFMGTANIVVHEKWNPLFIRNDIALIKLESPVTFSDSITAACLPAAGFILPHDEPCYVTGWGRLSTGGPIADILQQALLPVVDHATCTKPDWWGSQVKDTMVCAGGDGIVSGCNGDSGGPLNCQKTDGAWEVHGIVSFGSGLSCNFPKKPTVFTQVSSYIDWISSKMVAY; encoded by the exons ATGGACACGATGAAGTTTGTGGTTTTTGCTCTCTTTGTTGCTGGTG CCTACGGGTGCGGCGTGCCCACCTTCCCCCCTGTGGTGACGAGGGTGGTTGGAGGAGAGGATGTCAGGCCTCACAGCTGGCCATGGCAG ATTTCCCTGCAGTACAACAGACAGGGCGAGTGGAGACACACCTGTGGAGGTACTCTGATCTCTGACCAGTGGGTCCTCACTGCTGCTCACTGTATCAG CAGTGGCAGGGAGTACAGAGTTGCCATGGGAAAGCACAACCTGATCCAGACTGAGGAGGGTGTTGTGTTCATGGGCACCGCTAACATTGTTGTGCATGAGAAATGGAACCCCTTGTTCATccg TAATGACATCGCCCTGATCAAGCTGGAGTCCCCAGTTACCTTCTCTGACAGCATCACGGCTGCTTGTCTCCCTGCTGCCGGCTTCATCCTCCCCCATGACGAGCCCTGCTACGTCACTGGATGGGGTCGCCTCAGCA CCGGAGGTCCCATCGCTGACATCCTGCAGCAGGCCCTCCTGCCGGTGGTGGACCACGCCACCTGCACCAAGCCTGACTGGTGGGGTTCTCAGGTGAAGGATACCATGGTCTGTGCTGGTGGAGATGGAATTGTGTCCGGTTGCAAC GGTGACTCTGGCGGCCCTCTGAACTGCCAGAAGACTGATGGTGCCTGGGAGGTTCACGGCATCGTCAGCTTTGGCTCCGGGCTCAGCTGCAATTTCCCCAAGAAGCCCACTGTATTCACCCAAGTCAGCTCCTACATCGACTGGATCAGCTCT AAAATGGTGGCCTATTGA
- the LOC120559015 gene encoding chymotrypsin-like elastase family member 2A, which produces MGKSCLQPHAVFSDSTTCLTFCMSQPGFPGQYVQYTAYGCGLPTVPPVLSRVVAGEDVRPHSWPWQISLQSDRSGHWRHVCGGTLLSSDWVLTAAHCINGRYNYRVELGKHSLKTSEEGSMARGAAKIITHEDYNTMLSRNDIALIKLSSPITFSDTIMAACVPDRGVVLPHGAPCYVTGWGRLSTSGPPADILQQALLPVVGHATCSLPDWWSVLATDKMVCAGGDGITAGCSGDSGGPLNCQNPDGFWEVHGVVSFGSGQGCNVFQKPTVFTQVSSYINWINTAMTNC; this is translated from the exons ATGGGAAAGTCCTGTCTCCAACCACATGCTGTGTTCTCAGACTCCACCACTTGTTTGACTTTCTGCATGTCTCAGCCAGGTTTCCCAGgacagtatgtacagtacactG CCTACGGATGTGGCCTTCCCACTGTGCCTCCTGTGCTGAGCAGGGTGGTGGCAGGAGAGGACGTCAGGCCTCACAGCTGGCCCTGGCAG ATCTCGCTCCAGTCAGACAGAAGTGGGCACTGGAGGCACGTCTGTGGAGGCACCCTGCTCTCTTCTGACTGGGTCCTCACTGCTGCACACTGCATCAA TGGCCGCTATAACTACAGAGTGGAGCTGGGTAAACACAGCCTGAAGACGAGCGAGGAGGGCTCGATGGCTCGGGGGGCAGCCAAAATCATCACTCATGAGGACTACAACACCATGCTCAGCCG TAACGACATCGCCCTGATCAAGCTGTCTTCCCCTATCACCTTCTCTGACACAATCATGGCTGCCTGCGTCCCAGACCGCGGCGTCGTCCTGCCTCACGGGGCTCCCTGCTATGTCACCGGCTGGGGTCGACTCTCCA CCAGCGGTCCTCCGGCTGACATCCTGCAGCAGGCTCTCCTGCCAGTGGTTGGCCACGCTACCTGCTCACTGCCTGACTGGTGGAGCGTCCTGGCAACAGACAAGATGGTCTGTGCCGGGGGTGACGGCATCACTGCTGGCTGTAGT GGAGACTCTGGTGGCCCCCTTAATTGCCAGAACCCTGATGGCTTCTGGGAGGTCCACGGCGTGGTGAGCTTTGGTTCTGGTCAGGGCTGCAACGTCTTCCAGAAGCCTACTGTGTTCACACAAGTCAGCTCCTACATCAACTGGATCAACACA GCTATGACCAACTGCTGA